GAATTCGACACTTGGTATTTATAAGGAAAGTAAAATTTTACCTTTTTCTACACTATCACCTTTTGTTGCATGCAATCCAGAAACCACACCATCTGCAGGGCATTTAATCACGTTTTCCATTTTCATTGCTTCCAAGATCAAAAGGTGATCTCCCTTTTTCACTTCTTGGCCTTCAGAAACTAATACGTCAATTATCAGTCCTGGCATAGGCGCTTTTACATCTTTAGCTCCAGCCTGACCAACTGATTCCATACCTAGTTTTGCCAATAACAAATCCAGGTTGTCCTTAACACTTACTGTATAGGGCGTATTGTTTACTTTAACCTGTACGGTTTTTTCTTCCTTATCAATTGATATGACCTTTGTTTGATAAGATTTATTGTTCACCAGAAAATGAAGGTCTCCGTTTCCTGACTCGGCTACATCAAACTTGAATGACTGGCCATTGAGTAAATATTCCTCTTTCTGCTGATCAATTTCAAATGTGTGTTCTCCTATTTGGGCTTTTT
The sequence above is drawn from the Reichenbachiella sp. genome and encodes:
- a CDS encoding biotin/lipoyl-containing protein — its product is MKKAQIGEHTFEIDQQKEEYLLNGQSFKFDVAESGNGDLHFLVNNKSYQTKVISIDKEEKTVQVKVNNTPYTVSVKDNLDLLLAKLGMESVGQAGAKDVKAPMPGLIIDVLVSEGQEVKKGDHLLILEAMKMENVIKCPADGVVSGLHATKGDSVEKGKILLSL